From Glycine soja cultivar W05 chromosome 4, ASM419377v2, whole genome shotgun sequence, the proteins below share one genomic window:
- the LOC114409189 gene encoding ubiquitin carboxyl-terminal hydrolase 17-like isoform X3 yields the protein MRVTGDLGFSSLVLVVVCVVLPVIGFLIRRKWQVSEARKDEIKRLLVLAAEETARAEKEASYEYGTAVSAAPSNLCAVCYFPATARCAQCKSVRYCSFECQTVHWRQGHKLECRPPSTTCWSDDVTSDHGRKLVEQGYSGIHVEKSESEGKECKIASEKSPISDICFSPKVSPGKDGNIRVESLAEGNITDSNSELSSNSFSGFSASTGSNDSSDDSSVCESIISNEHDGSKGHTFVDPTLDIPDNTSDDCMGVTMSTSPKFATLVDSVDGFSTMHKLNHTGPGFSKEESKLASNGNPGSSMWKGKTIEPSTVVSGFWDKALDSRGIKDDTKNDTHPSCSDESTGKRTVSESSFHFSFSTMSPLHVRDTRTNDSVSDDAFPNCIGNDMASSGSASSENDKINSSKGRNFSFINSKVSSVRSYVTPSGSESDQLESKDSSGPPLSSFSPQSSSVDKNSVCADALNFHILQSTGSKVSNHVVDNRGSTLKSTEIGFLTRELADSNLASGTEEHSHSSTKQGNNDIESGTQTVTSSQVASCSANSKSGLKTSVLKVVDQFRGSNLSKHFPLAVGSDIAGRHNDKSFFPYELFVKLYNSNKVELCPFGLINCGNSCYANAVLQCLAFTPPLTAYLLQGSHSKSCANKKWCFTCEFERLILKSKDTKSAVSPMGIISHLQNIGSQLANGREEDAHEFLRHVIDTMQSVCLMEAGVNALGSLEEDTTLMGQTFGGYLLSKIKCMRCGGKSERQERMMDLTVEIEGEITTLVEALRRFTSTETLDGENKYHCVRCKSYEKAKKKLTVSEAPNVLTVALKRFQSGKFGKLNKPIQFPEILNLAPFMSGTSDKSPIYRLYGVVVHLDIMNAAFSGHYVCYVKNIQNKWFKVDDSVVTAVELDRVLTKGAYMLFYARCSPRAPRLIRNRILSPDSKRKVSGKTLTTKARSISTNSGVAEHVNSSISPDDSPALDSFYSKFHHLKRILEEDSSSDNSSLISSNSDEGSCSTDSTRDSTSTDDFSEYLFGDSGNGWSSVWRNSDSDTSSSSSSSPLNLRHSPLSDMDSPGERKKP from the exons ATGCGTGTTACCGGGGATCTAGGGTTTTCGAGCCTGGTCCTTGTGGTGGTTTGTGTTGTGCTGCCGGTGATTGGCTTCCTGATTCGCCGTAAATGGCAGGTCTCGGAGGCCAGGAAGGATGAGATCAAGAGGCTTTTGGTTTTGGCCGCGGAGGAAACTGCCAGGGCCGAGAAAGAGGCGTCCTATGAGTACGGCACAGCGGTTTCCGCCGCTCCGAGCAATCTATGTGCCGTGTGCTATTTTCCCGCCACCGCGCGCTGCGCGCAGTGCAAATCCGTTCGCTACTG TTCTTTTGAGTGCCAAACTGTTCATTGGCGCCAAGGTCACAAGTTAGAATGCCGTCCTCCCAGCACAACTTGCTGGAGTGATGATGTAACAAGTGATCATGGCCGCAAGCTAGTAGAGCAAGGCTACTCTGGAATCCATGTTGAGAAGTCTGAAAGTGAAGGCAAAGAATGTAAAATAGCCTCTGAAAAGTCCCCAATTTCTGATATCTGCTTTTCTCCAAAAGTTTCACCTGGAAAGGATGGAAATATTAGAGTCGAGTCCCTTGCAGAGGGAAATATAACAGATTCTAATTCTGAATTGTCCAGTAACTCATTTTCTGGATTCTCAGCTTCCACGGGTTCTAATGATTCATCTGATGATTCCTCTGTCTGTGAGAGCATCATCTCAAATGAGCATGATGGATCCAAGGGACATACTTTTGTTGATCCTACCCTTGACATTCCTGATAACACTAGTGATGATTGCATGGGTGTAACCATGTCTACTTCACCAAAGTTTGCTACTTTGGTTGATTCAGTAGATGGTTTTTCTACAatgcataaattaaatcataCTGGACCTGGTTTTAGTAAAGAAGAGAGTAAGCTTGCATCAAATGGTAATCCAGGTTCAAGTATGTGGAAGGGGAAAACAATTGAGCCTTCTACAGTGGTTTCAGGATTCTGGGATAAAGCTCTTGATTCAAGAGGGATTAAAGATGATACTAAGAATGACACTCATCCATCCTGTTCTGATGAATCCACAGGCAAAAGGACTGTTTCTGAATCTTCATTTCACTTTTCATTCAGTACCATGTCTCCTTTGCATGTAAGAGATACCAGGACAAATGATTCTGTATCTGATGATGCTTTTCCAAACTGTATTGGGAATGATATGGCAAGTTCAGGATCAGCATCATCTGAGAATGACAAGATCAATTCTTCGAAGGGGAGGAATTTCTCGTTCATCAACAGCAAAGTTTCCAGTGTTAGGAGTTATGTTACTCCAAGTGGTTCTGAATCTGATCAATTGGAATCTAAAGACAGCTCTGGGCCACCTTTATCATCTTTCTCCCCTCAATCCTCCAGTGTTGACAAAAATTCAGTTTGTGCAGATGCTTTGAACTTCCATATCTTGCAATCAACTGGCTCTAAGGTATCCAATCATGTTGTGGACAACCGTGGCAGCACCTTGAAGTCCACTGAAATTGGATTCCTGACACGTGAACTTGCTGATTCTAATTTAGCTTCTGGAACTGAAGAACATTCTCATTCCAGTACAAAACAAGGGAATAATGACATTGAATCTGGCACTCAAACTGTCACTTCTTCTCAGGTTGCTAGCTGTTCTGCAAATTCTAAGAGTGGCTTGAAAACATctgttttgaaagttgttgatCAGTTTAGAGGATCAAATCTGTCAAAGCACTTTCCATTAGCTGTTGGGAGTGATATTGCTGGAAGACATAATGACAAG AGTTTTTTCCCTTATGAATTGTTTGTCAAGCTTTATAACTCGAACAAGGTGGAGTTATGCCCATTTGGTCTTATAAATTGTGGAAACAG ttgTTATGCTAATGCTGTACTTCAGTGCTTAGCATTTACTCCACCTCTGACTGCTTATTTGCTTCAAGGATCACATTCGAAATCAT GTGCAAATAAAAAATGGTGTTTCACCTGTGAATTTGAAAGATTGATATTGAAGTCAAAGGACACAAAATCTGCGGTGTCTCCTATGGGCATAATCTCCCATCTACAGAATATTGGGAGTCAGCTTGCTAATGGAAGAGAAGAAGATGCACATGAATTTCTTAG GCATGTTATTGACACAATGCAATCTGTTTGCCTTATGGAAGCTGGGGTTAATGCATTGGGCTCATTAGAAGAGGACACTACTTTAATGGGTCAAACATTTGGAGGTTACCTTCTATCAAAG ataaaatgcatgagatGTGGAGGGAAGTCTGAGCGTCAGGAAAGGATGATGGATCTGACTGTTGAGATAGAAGGCGAGATAACAACCCTGGTGGAGGCCCTTCGACGATTTACAAGCACTGAGACTTTAGATGGGGAAAACAAGTACCACTGTGTCAG ATGTAAATCATATGAGAAGGCCAAGAAGAAGCTGACAGTTTCAGAGGCACCGAATGTTCTTACAGTTGCATTAAAGAGATTTCAG TCTGGGAAATTTGGGAAGCTCAACAAGCCTATTCAATTTCCTGAAATACTTAACTTGGCACCTTTCATGAGCGGGACTAGTGATAAATCACCCATATACAGATTGTATGGGGTAGTTGTTCACTTAGATATCATGAATGCTGCCTTTTCGGGTCACTATGTGTGCTATGTGAAGAATATCCAAAACAAGTGGTTCAAGGTTGATGACAGTGTG GTGACAGCTGTTGAATTGGATAGAGTCTTGACAAAAGGAGCATATATGCTTTTCTATGCAAG GTGCTCGCCAAGGGCCCCAAGATTAATTAGGAACAGAATACTGTCCCCAGATTCAAAACGTAAAGTCAGTGGAAAGACTCTTACAACGAAAGCAAGATCTATATCTACAAATTCTGGTGTTGCTGAACATGTCAACAGTTCCATTTCTCCAGATGACTCACCTGCCTTGGACTCTTTCTATTCAAAATTTCACCACCTGAAAAGGATTTTGGAAGAAGACTCGTCAAGTGATAATTCATCCCTTATCAGCAGCAACTCCGATGAAGGTTCTTGTAGTACAGATAGCACCCGTGATTCAACCAGCACAGATGACTTCTCTGAATATCTTTTTGGTGATTCAGGGAATGGCTGGAGTAGTGTGTGGAGGAATTCTGATTCTGACACATCTTCATCATCCTCATCTTCTCCCTTGAATTTGCGACATTCGCCCCTATCTGATATGGACAG TCcaggagagagaaagaaaccCTAA
- the LOC114409189 gene encoding ubiquitin carboxyl-terminal hydrolase 17-like isoform X1, protein MRVTGDLGFSSLVLVVVCVVLPVIGFLIRRKWQVSEARKDEIKRLLVLAAEETARAEKEASYEYGTAVSAAPSNLCAVCYFPATARCAQCKSVRYCSFECQTVHWRQGHKLECRPPSTTCWSDDVTSDHGRKLVEQGYSGIHVEKSESEGKECKIASEKSPISDICFSPKVSPGKDGNIRVESLAEGNITDSNSELSSNSFSGFSASTGSNDSSDDSSVCESIISNEHDGSKGHTFVDPTLDIPDNTSDDCMGVTMSTSPKFATLVDSVDGFSTMHKLNHTGPGFSKEESKLASNGNPGSSMWKGKTIEPSTVVSGFWDKALDSRGIKDDTKNDTHPSCSDESTGKRTVSESSFHFSFSTMSPLHVRDTRTNDSVSDDAFPNCIGNDMASSGSASSENDKINSSKGRNFSFINSKVSSVRSYVTPSGSESDQLESKDSSGPPLSSFSPQSSSVDKNSVCADALNFHILQSTGSKVSNHVVDNRGSTLKSTEIGFLTRELADSNLASGTEEHSHSSTKQGNNDIESGTQTVTSSQVASCSANSKSGLKTSVLKVVDQFRGSNLSKHFPLAVGSDIAGRHNDKSFFPYELFVKLYNSNKVELCPFGLINCGNSCYANAVLQCLAFTPPLTAYLLQGSHSKSCANKKWCFTCEFERLILKSKDTKSAVSPMGIISHLQNIGSQLANGREEDAHEFLRHVIDTMQSVCLMEAGVNALGSLEEDTTLMGQTFGGYLLSKIKCMRCGGKSERQERMMDLTVEIEGEITTLVEALRRFTSTETLDGENKYHCVRCKSYEKAKKKLTVSEAPNVLTVALKRFQSGKFGKLNKPIQFPEILNLAPFMSGTSDKSPIYRLYGVVVHLDIMNAAFSGHYVCYVKNIQNKWFKVDDSVVTAVELDRVLTKGAYMLFYARCSPRAPRLIRNRILSPDSKRKVSGKTLTTKARSISTNSGVAEHVNSSISPDDSPALDSFYSKFHHLKRILEEDSSSDNSSLISSNSDEGSCSTDSTRDSTSTDDFSEYLFGDSGNGWSSVWRNSDSDTSSSSSSSPLNLRHSPLSDMDRYDSVSPDAEGSRGIDVSRLSSNTTLQHRKLDSRISSNSSSSRETDSCLKLGSNHFNDIDYGVLCRKPRKRTDLYFINREFRS, encoded by the exons ATGCGTGTTACCGGGGATCTAGGGTTTTCGAGCCTGGTCCTTGTGGTGGTTTGTGTTGTGCTGCCGGTGATTGGCTTCCTGATTCGCCGTAAATGGCAGGTCTCGGAGGCCAGGAAGGATGAGATCAAGAGGCTTTTGGTTTTGGCCGCGGAGGAAACTGCCAGGGCCGAGAAAGAGGCGTCCTATGAGTACGGCACAGCGGTTTCCGCCGCTCCGAGCAATCTATGTGCCGTGTGCTATTTTCCCGCCACCGCGCGCTGCGCGCAGTGCAAATCCGTTCGCTACTG TTCTTTTGAGTGCCAAACTGTTCATTGGCGCCAAGGTCACAAGTTAGAATGCCGTCCTCCCAGCACAACTTGCTGGAGTGATGATGTAACAAGTGATCATGGCCGCAAGCTAGTAGAGCAAGGCTACTCTGGAATCCATGTTGAGAAGTCTGAAAGTGAAGGCAAAGAATGTAAAATAGCCTCTGAAAAGTCCCCAATTTCTGATATCTGCTTTTCTCCAAAAGTTTCACCTGGAAAGGATGGAAATATTAGAGTCGAGTCCCTTGCAGAGGGAAATATAACAGATTCTAATTCTGAATTGTCCAGTAACTCATTTTCTGGATTCTCAGCTTCCACGGGTTCTAATGATTCATCTGATGATTCCTCTGTCTGTGAGAGCATCATCTCAAATGAGCATGATGGATCCAAGGGACATACTTTTGTTGATCCTACCCTTGACATTCCTGATAACACTAGTGATGATTGCATGGGTGTAACCATGTCTACTTCACCAAAGTTTGCTACTTTGGTTGATTCAGTAGATGGTTTTTCTACAatgcataaattaaatcataCTGGACCTGGTTTTAGTAAAGAAGAGAGTAAGCTTGCATCAAATGGTAATCCAGGTTCAAGTATGTGGAAGGGGAAAACAATTGAGCCTTCTACAGTGGTTTCAGGATTCTGGGATAAAGCTCTTGATTCAAGAGGGATTAAAGATGATACTAAGAATGACACTCATCCATCCTGTTCTGATGAATCCACAGGCAAAAGGACTGTTTCTGAATCTTCATTTCACTTTTCATTCAGTACCATGTCTCCTTTGCATGTAAGAGATACCAGGACAAATGATTCTGTATCTGATGATGCTTTTCCAAACTGTATTGGGAATGATATGGCAAGTTCAGGATCAGCATCATCTGAGAATGACAAGATCAATTCTTCGAAGGGGAGGAATTTCTCGTTCATCAACAGCAAAGTTTCCAGTGTTAGGAGTTATGTTACTCCAAGTGGTTCTGAATCTGATCAATTGGAATCTAAAGACAGCTCTGGGCCACCTTTATCATCTTTCTCCCCTCAATCCTCCAGTGTTGACAAAAATTCAGTTTGTGCAGATGCTTTGAACTTCCATATCTTGCAATCAACTGGCTCTAAGGTATCCAATCATGTTGTGGACAACCGTGGCAGCACCTTGAAGTCCACTGAAATTGGATTCCTGACACGTGAACTTGCTGATTCTAATTTAGCTTCTGGAACTGAAGAACATTCTCATTCCAGTACAAAACAAGGGAATAATGACATTGAATCTGGCACTCAAACTGTCACTTCTTCTCAGGTTGCTAGCTGTTCTGCAAATTCTAAGAGTGGCTTGAAAACATctgttttgaaagttgttgatCAGTTTAGAGGATCAAATCTGTCAAAGCACTTTCCATTAGCTGTTGGGAGTGATATTGCTGGAAGACATAATGACAAG AGTTTTTTCCCTTATGAATTGTTTGTCAAGCTTTATAACTCGAACAAGGTGGAGTTATGCCCATTTGGTCTTATAAATTGTGGAAACAG ttgTTATGCTAATGCTGTACTTCAGTGCTTAGCATTTACTCCACCTCTGACTGCTTATTTGCTTCAAGGATCACATTCGAAATCAT GTGCAAATAAAAAATGGTGTTTCACCTGTGAATTTGAAAGATTGATATTGAAGTCAAAGGACACAAAATCTGCGGTGTCTCCTATGGGCATAATCTCCCATCTACAGAATATTGGGAGTCAGCTTGCTAATGGAAGAGAAGAAGATGCACATGAATTTCTTAG GCATGTTATTGACACAATGCAATCTGTTTGCCTTATGGAAGCTGGGGTTAATGCATTGGGCTCATTAGAAGAGGACACTACTTTAATGGGTCAAACATTTGGAGGTTACCTTCTATCAAAG ataaaatgcatgagatGTGGAGGGAAGTCTGAGCGTCAGGAAAGGATGATGGATCTGACTGTTGAGATAGAAGGCGAGATAACAACCCTGGTGGAGGCCCTTCGACGATTTACAAGCACTGAGACTTTAGATGGGGAAAACAAGTACCACTGTGTCAG ATGTAAATCATATGAGAAGGCCAAGAAGAAGCTGACAGTTTCAGAGGCACCGAATGTTCTTACAGTTGCATTAAAGAGATTTCAG TCTGGGAAATTTGGGAAGCTCAACAAGCCTATTCAATTTCCTGAAATACTTAACTTGGCACCTTTCATGAGCGGGACTAGTGATAAATCACCCATATACAGATTGTATGGGGTAGTTGTTCACTTAGATATCATGAATGCTGCCTTTTCGGGTCACTATGTGTGCTATGTGAAGAATATCCAAAACAAGTGGTTCAAGGTTGATGACAGTGTG GTGACAGCTGTTGAATTGGATAGAGTCTTGACAAAAGGAGCATATATGCTTTTCTATGCAAG GTGCTCGCCAAGGGCCCCAAGATTAATTAGGAACAGAATACTGTCCCCAGATTCAAAACGTAAAGTCAGTGGAAAGACTCTTACAACGAAAGCAAGATCTATATCTACAAATTCTGGTGTTGCTGAACATGTCAACAGTTCCATTTCTCCAGATGACTCACCTGCCTTGGACTCTTTCTATTCAAAATTTCACCACCTGAAAAGGATTTTGGAAGAAGACTCGTCAAGTGATAATTCATCCCTTATCAGCAGCAACTCCGATGAAGGTTCTTGTAGTACAGATAGCACCCGTGATTCAACCAGCACAGATGACTTCTCTGAATATCTTTTTGGTGATTCAGGGAATGGCTGGAGTAGTGTGTGGAGGAATTCTGATTCTGACACATCTTCATCATCCTCATCTTCTCCCTTGAATTTGCGACATTCGCCCCTATCTGATATGGACAGGTATGATTCAGTTTCTCCTGATGCAGAAGGCTCGCGAGGGATAGATGTTTCTCGTTTGTCTTCTAACACAACTTTACAGCATAGAAAGTTAGATAGTAGGATTAGTAGCAACAGTAGTAGTAGTAGGGAGACTGACTCTTGTCTGAAACTAGGATCTAACCATTTTAATGATATAGACTATGGTGTATTATGTAGAAAGCCAAGGAAAAGAACggatttatattttatcaacAGGGAGTTCCGGAGCTAA
- the LOC114409189 gene encoding ubiquitin carboxyl-terminal hydrolase 17-like isoform X2 encodes MRVTGDLGFSSLVLVVVCVVLPVIGFLIRRKWQVSEARKDEIKRLLVLAAEETARAEKEASYEYGTAVSAAPSNLCAVCYFPATARCAQCKSVRYCSFECQTVHWRQGHKLECRPPSTTCWSDDVTSDHGRKLVEQGYSGIHVEKSESEGKECKIASEKSPISDICFSPKVSPGKDGNIRVESLAEGNITDSNSELSSNSFSGFSASTGSNDSSDDSSVCESIISNEHDGSKGHTFVDPTLDIPDNTSDDCMGVTMSTSPKFATLVDSVDGFSTMHKLNHTGPGFSKEESKLASNGNPGSSMWKGKTIEPSTVVSGFWDKALDSRGIKDDTKNDTHPSCSDESTGKRTVSESSFHFSFSTMSPLHVRDTRTNDSVSDDAFPNCIGNDMASSGSASSENDKINSSKGRNFSFINSKVSSVRSYVTPSGSESDQLESKDSSGPPLSSFSPQSSSVDKNSVCADALNFHILQSTGSKVSNHVVDNRGSTLKSTEIGFLTRELADSNLASGTEEHSHSSTKQGNNDIESGTQTVTSSQVASCSANSKSGLKTSVLKVVDQFRGSNLSKHFPLAVGSDIAGRHNDKSFFPYELFVKLYNSNKVELCPFGLINCGNSCYANAVLQCLAFTPPLTAYLLQGSHSKSCANKKWCFTCEFERLILKSKDTKSAVSPMGIISHLQNIGSQLANGREEDAHEFLRHVIDTMQSVCLMEAGVNALGSLEEDTTLMGQTFGGYLLSKIKCMRCGGKSERQERMMDLTVEIEGEITTLVEALRRFTSTETLDGENKYHCVRCKSYEKAKKKLTVSEAPNVLTVALKRFQSGKFGKLNKPIQFPEILNLAPFMSGTSDKSPIYRLYGVVVHLDIMNAAFSGHYVCYVKNIQNKWFKVDDSVVTAVELDRVLTKGAYMLFYARCSPRAPRLIRNRILSPDSKRKVSGKTLTTKARSISTNSGVAEHVNSSISPDDSPALDSFYSKFHHLKRILEEDSSSDNSSLISSNSDEGSCSTDSTRDSTSTDDFSEYLFGDSGNGWSSVWRNSDSDTSSSSSSSPLNLRHSPLSDMDRREKETLTCDSAQHGAWQWRAVGED; translated from the exons ATGCGTGTTACCGGGGATCTAGGGTTTTCGAGCCTGGTCCTTGTGGTGGTTTGTGTTGTGCTGCCGGTGATTGGCTTCCTGATTCGCCGTAAATGGCAGGTCTCGGAGGCCAGGAAGGATGAGATCAAGAGGCTTTTGGTTTTGGCCGCGGAGGAAACTGCCAGGGCCGAGAAAGAGGCGTCCTATGAGTACGGCACAGCGGTTTCCGCCGCTCCGAGCAATCTATGTGCCGTGTGCTATTTTCCCGCCACCGCGCGCTGCGCGCAGTGCAAATCCGTTCGCTACTG TTCTTTTGAGTGCCAAACTGTTCATTGGCGCCAAGGTCACAAGTTAGAATGCCGTCCTCCCAGCACAACTTGCTGGAGTGATGATGTAACAAGTGATCATGGCCGCAAGCTAGTAGAGCAAGGCTACTCTGGAATCCATGTTGAGAAGTCTGAAAGTGAAGGCAAAGAATGTAAAATAGCCTCTGAAAAGTCCCCAATTTCTGATATCTGCTTTTCTCCAAAAGTTTCACCTGGAAAGGATGGAAATATTAGAGTCGAGTCCCTTGCAGAGGGAAATATAACAGATTCTAATTCTGAATTGTCCAGTAACTCATTTTCTGGATTCTCAGCTTCCACGGGTTCTAATGATTCATCTGATGATTCCTCTGTCTGTGAGAGCATCATCTCAAATGAGCATGATGGATCCAAGGGACATACTTTTGTTGATCCTACCCTTGACATTCCTGATAACACTAGTGATGATTGCATGGGTGTAACCATGTCTACTTCACCAAAGTTTGCTACTTTGGTTGATTCAGTAGATGGTTTTTCTACAatgcataaattaaatcataCTGGACCTGGTTTTAGTAAAGAAGAGAGTAAGCTTGCATCAAATGGTAATCCAGGTTCAAGTATGTGGAAGGGGAAAACAATTGAGCCTTCTACAGTGGTTTCAGGATTCTGGGATAAAGCTCTTGATTCAAGAGGGATTAAAGATGATACTAAGAATGACACTCATCCATCCTGTTCTGATGAATCCACAGGCAAAAGGACTGTTTCTGAATCTTCATTTCACTTTTCATTCAGTACCATGTCTCCTTTGCATGTAAGAGATACCAGGACAAATGATTCTGTATCTGATGATGCTTTTCCAAACTGTATTGGGAATGATATGGCAAGTTCAGGATCAGCATCATCTGAGAATGACAAGATCAATTCTTCGAAGGGGAGGAATTTCTCGTTCATCAACAGCAAAGTTTCCAGTGTTAGGAGTTATGTTACTCCAAGTGGTTCTGAATCTGATCAATTGGAATCTAAAGACAGCTCTGGGCCACCTTTATCATCTTTCTCCCCTCAATCCTCCAGTGTTGACAAAAATTCAGTTTGTGCAGATGCTTTGAACTTCCATATCTTGCAATCAACTGGCTCTAAGGTATCCAATCATGTTGTGGACAACCGTGGCAGCACCTTGAAGTCCACTGAAATTGGATTCCTGACACGTGAACTTGCTGATTCTAATTTAGCTTCTGGAACTGAAGAACATTCTCATTCCAGTACAAAACAAGGGAATAATGACATTGAATCTGGCACTCAAACTGTCACTTCTTCTCAGGTTGCTAGCTGTTCTGCAAATTCTAAGAGTGGCTTGAAAACATctgttttgaaagttgttgatCAGTTTAGAGGATCAAATCTGTCAAAGCACTTTCCATTAGCTGTTGGGAGTGATATTGCTGGAAGACATAATGACAAG AGTTTTTTCCCTTATGAATTGTTTGTCAAGCTTTATAACTCGAACAAGGTGGAGTTATGCCCATTTGGTCTTATAAATTGTGGAAACAG ttgTTATGCTAATGCTGTACTTCAGTGCTTAGCATTTACTCCACCTCTGACTGCTTATTTGCTTCAAGGATCACATTCGAAATCAT GTGCAAATAAAAAATGGTGTTTCACCTGTGAATTTGAAAGATTGATATTGAAGTCAAAGGACACAAAATCTGCGGTGTCTCCTATGGGCATAATCTCCCATCTACAGAATATTGGGAGTCAGCTTGCTAATGGAAGAGAAGAAGATGCACATGAATTTCTTAG GCATGTTATTGACACAATGCAATCTGTTTGCCTTATGGAAGCTGGGGTTAATGCATTGGGCTCATTAGAAGAGGACACTACTTTAATGGGTCAAACATTTGGAGGTTACCTTCTATCAAAG ataaaatgcatgagatGTGGAGGGAAGTCTGAGCGTCAGGAAAGGATGATGGATCTGACTGTTGAGATAGAAGGCGAGATAACAACCCTGGTGGAGGCCCTTCGACGATTTACAAGCACTGAGACTTTAGATGGGGAAAACAAGTACCACTGTGTCAG ATGTAAATCATATGAGAAGGCCAAGAAGAAGCTGACAGTTTCAGAGGCACCGAATGTTCTTACAGTTGCATTAAAGAGATTTCAG TCTGGGAAATTTGGGAAGCTCAACAAGCCTATTCAATTTCCTGAAATACTTAACTTGGCACCTTTCATGAGCGGGACTAGTGATAAATCACCCATATACAGATTGTATGGGGTAGTTGTTCACTTAGATATCATGAATGCTGCCTTTTCGGGTCACTATGTGTGCTATGTGAAGAATATCCAAAACAAGTGGTTCAAGGTTGATGACAGTGTG GTGACAGCTGTTGAATTGGATAGAGTCTTGACAAAAGGAGCATATATGCTTTTCTATGCAAG GTGCTCGCCAAGGGCCCCAAGATTAATTAGGAACAGAATACTGTCCCCAGATTCAAAACGTAAAGTCAGTGGAAAGACTCTTACAACGAAAGCAAGATCTATATCTACAAATTCTGGTGTTGCTGAACATGTCAACAGTTCCATTTCTCCAGATGACTCACCTGCCTTGGACTCTTTCTATTCAAAATTTCACCACCTGAAAAGGATTTTGGAAGAAGACTCGTCAAGTGATAATTCATCCCTTATCAGCAGCAACTCCGATGAAGGTTCTTGTAGTACAGATAGCACCCGTGATTCAACCAGCACAGATGACTTCTCTGAATATCTTTTTGGTGATTCAGGGAATGGCTGGAGTAGTGTGTGGAGGAATTCTGATTCTGACACATCTTCATCATCCTCATCTTCTCCCTTGAATTTGCGACATTCGCCCCTATCTGATATGGACAG gagagagaaagaaaccCTAACTTGCGACAGTGCCCAACATGGAGCCTGGCAATGGCGGGCTGTAGGCGAAGATTAG